In the Stakelama saccharophila genome, GACATGGCCGATCACGGCGTACAGAGCATCGATGTACGCTTTCCCCCTTCGCTGGGGCTGCCGGTGCGGCAGGCGATGGTCCAGCCGCAAATTGAGGCGGGCTGGTTCGAGGACAAGCTGCTCGCGATCACCGATGGCGGGCCGGATGCTGTCGAAGGGCGGCTACCGGTGGCGATCACCGCGTCCTATTGGGATGGCGATCGCCATCGCACCGACAAGGCGATTTACGATGTGGTCTTCACCACCGAAGGGCGGATCCTGCGCAGCCGTGATTTGAAACTGCGCGGCGTCGTCCTGCGACAGCGTATTCACGGTGATGCCGGACCGAAGCTCGACACCATGTGGAAAGCCGAGCGTAAACGACTGAAAAGCAACACAGGTTAACCGATTGCGGCAGACGATGCCGCCGGCAGTCGTCGCTGTCCCGTCATCCCATCGGGCGCTCGATCGATGGCGGCGGCTGACTGAAGAATTTCGGCCCGGTTTCGGTCATGTGGAAACAATCCTCCAGGCGAACACCGAACCTCCCGGGGATATAGATGCCGGGCTCGTCGGAAAAGCACATGCCGGGCGCGAGCTTCGTCATCTCGCCGCGCACCAGGTTGACCGGCTCGTGCCCGTCCAGGCCGATACCGTGGCCGGTTCGGTGCGACAGGCCGGGCAGCCGGTATCCCGGCCCGTAGCCGAGCGACTCGTAATAACGGCGAACGGCATCGTCGACACTGCCCGCCGGCGCGCCAATCTTCGCGGCTTCGAACGCGACCTGCTGCCCGCGATGAACCTGGTTCCAGACCTTGCGCTGCTCGGCCGACGGCTCGCCGTGGACGAAGGTTCGCGATACGTCGGACTGATAGCCGTGAACGGTGCAGCCGCAATCCATCAGCACGATTTCGCCGTCACGCACCTGCTGCGGCTTGCCCGAACCGTGGGGATAGGCCGCCGCTTCGCCGAGCAGGATGAGGTTGAACTCCACTTCGCCGCCCAGTGCCGTGGTGGCCGCCGTCATCAGCGCACCGATATCCGCCGGCGTCATGCCGCGTTCCACGCGGGGGTGGGTCCAGCGATAGGCCGCGATCGTCACATCGGTCGCGATCTGCATCAGCGCGATTTCGGCGGGCGTCTTGATCATCCGGCATCCCCGTACCACCGGGTTGGCCGACACGATCCGCGCGTCCGGGAGAAGGCGTTGCAAGCCGTCCACCGCGAAATATCGCACCGTTTCCTCGATGCCGATCGGCCGGCCGGCCAGGCCCCGCTCCTTCAGGAACCCGGCGACCAGCTTCAGCGGATTCTCATCCTCCTGCCAGACGCGGATATCGGCCTCGATGCCCAGCGTCTCCTTGACCGACGGCGCCTCGAAAAACGGCGTCGTGATACATGGTTCGCCATCGGCCGGCAGGATCAGCGCGGTGAGCCGTTCGCTGCGCCACCAGCGGACGCCGGAAAAATACGTCATCGACGATCCCGGCTCGATCAGCACCGCGCCGATGCCATTGTCGCGCATCAGCTTCTGCGCCTTCGCGACACGACGCCGGCGTTCATCGGCGCCGATGGGCCGGGCATTGCCGGTGATATCCGACAGGCCGGACGTATCGATCTCCGCGGCGCGAAGCAGGCGCGGCAGCACCAACGGGGCGAGCGCGGCCCCGGCGATCCACTGACGCCGGCCGATCACGCGGCCGCTTCCAATTGCCCGCGACCATCGGTTTCCGGCTCGCCCGCCGCGACGACCGTCGCCAGTACCAGGTCACCGGTGACGTTCAGGGTCGTCCGGCACATATCGAGAAAGCGGTCGACCCCCAGCACGAGCCCGATGCCCGCGGGCGGCACGCCGACCATGCCGAGGATCAGCGCCACGACCGGCAAGGATCCTGCCGGCACGCCGGCGGTGCCGATTCCGCCGAGAATACAGATCAGCATTACCGTGAACTGCTGCACGATGGAGAGGTCGACGCCGAAGAACTGGGCGAGGAACAGGACCGTCACGCCCTCGAACATCGCCGTACCGTTCTGGTTCGCGGTTGCCCCGATCGTCAGCACGAAGCGCGCCACGCGGGGCGGCAGCTTGAGTTCCGTATCCGCGACGCGCAGCGAGGTCGGTAGCGTGGCGTTCGACGAAGCGGTCGAAAACGCCATCACGCTCGCCTCCTGCGTTTCCCGGAAGAACGCCAGCGGCGACCGCTTGGCGAGGAAGATCAGCAGCAGCGGGAAGACCACGAACATCTGCACGCCGAGCGCGGCCAGAACGACCCCGACATAGGCCGACAGGCGGACCAGCAGATCCCAGCCGAACAGGGCGGCGAGGTTGAACATGAAACAGAACACCGCGATCGGCGCGAGCTTGATGACGAGGCCGATCAACCGCATCGCCACCTCGAACACGCCTTCGACGACATTTTTCAGCCGCTCGACTTCGGGCTTGTCCACCAGCACGATTCCGATGCCGAAGAACAGGGCGAAGAACATCACTGCCAGGATGTCGTTGTCGGCCATGGCCGCGATGACATTGGACGGCACGATGCCGAGCACCGCGTCCATGCCATGCGGCGTATCGCCGCTGCGCGACAGGATCGCATTGGCGCGCCCGCCCGCATCGGCCAGCATCTGCTGCGCCATGGCAGGGTCGACCCCGCGGCCCGGCTGCAACAGGTTCACCAGCACGATGCTGACGACCACCGCGATGGTGGAAACGGCCACCGTCAGGATCAGCGTGCGCAGCCCGACGCGGCGCAGCGAACGGATTTCGCCCATCTCCGCTATCCCGACGACCAGCGCGGAAAACAGCAGCGGAATGACCAGCATGAACAGCAGCCGCAGGAACAACTGCCCGATCGGGCCGGTGACATAGCTCGTCACGAATGCCACCCAGGGCGCATCGGCCGCGGTCACGTGCACGACCAGGCCCCCGACAAGCCCGATTAGGAAGCCCGCGAGCATCTGCATCTGCAAGGAAATGCCGCGGCGCTCCGTCGCCTGTTCGGCTGAATCCATTATCGTCTACCCCCTCGAATTCCACTTTGGCGCTCAGGCATAGGCATAGGGACCGCCTTTGGCGAGTGCTGCCTGATATCCGGGCCTCTGATGAATGGTGTCGAGCCACCGAAGCGTTGCCGGGCGGCTCTCGTTCAGCCCGGCGCGCGCCCGCGCTGCCTCCAGCGGAAAGCTCATCATCACATCGGCTGCGGTGAACCGATCGCCGGCGAACCAGGGCCGGTCGGAAAGCTCGGCTTCGACATAATCGAGATGAACGTCGATCATCGGTTGAAAGCGTTTCTGCGCGGTTTTGCCGAGTAGCGGCACCCGGCTGAGCACGAGCTTCGTGAACAGCGGCGGCATCAGCGAGCCCTCGGCATAATGCAGGAAATGGCGATATTGCAGCATCGAGCGGCGGTGCGGCGGCGGTCCGAGCTTCCCATCCGCTTTCTCGACCAGATATTCGACGATGGCGCCGGTTTCGGCGATGACGGTGCCGTCATCCTCCAGCAGCGGCGCTTTGCCGAGCGGATGAACCCGCCGCAGTTCGGGCGGCGCCAGCATCGTTCCGGAATCGCGCTCGTAGCGCTTCACGCGATAGTCGAGGCGGAGTTCCTCCAATAGCCAGAGAATGCGTTGCGAGCGTGAATTTTCGAGATGGTGAACGACAAGCGACATCGGCCGAAACTCCGCCAGAAATCCGGTGGCGAAGCGATACCGCCTTGCCGTGCGCCGTGCAAAGCCACTCTGTCGCCTCGGCAGAATCGCGGAATGCCGGATACTGCGCCGTCACGGAAACCAGGCGCCGCGACGGCACAGGTCCCGTGACGGGATATTTTCATGGACGACCCGCCCCGCCGTCCGGGATGCGGGGGCGGCAACCCGAAGTCGGTCAGGCGTCGGCGTCGGGCCCGGCCATCATCTCCTCGGACACCTCCTCCGTCCTGCCGCGAATCGCCCGTTCCAGTTTTTCGAGCATTTCGGGATTTTCCTTGAGGAAGGTCTTGGCATTCTCCCGCCCCTGACCGATCCGGACGCTGTCATAGGAAAACCATGCCCCGGCCTTCTCGACCAGCCCGGCCTTCACGCCCAGGTCGAGCACTTCGCCGATCTTGGAGATACCCTGGCCGTACATGATGTCGAACTCGATCTGCTTGAACGGTGGTGCGACCTTGTTCTTCACCACCTTCACCCGGGTCGAGTTGCCGATCACCTCGTCGCGATCCTTGATCGCGCCCGTCCGGCGGATGTCGAGCCGAACGCTGGCATAGAATTTCAGCGCGTTGCCGCCCGTCGTCGTTTCCGGGTTGCCGTACATCACGCCGATCTTCATGCGAAGCTGATTGATGAAGATCACCATGCAGCGCGAGCGGCTGATCGAGCCGGTCAGCTTGCGCAGCGACTGCGACATCAGGCGCGCCTGCAGGCCGACATGGCTGTCGCCCATTTCCCCCTCGATCTCCGCGCGCGGGGTCAGCGCCGCCACCGAATCGACGACCAGCACGTCGATGGCGTTCGATCGGACCAGCGTATCGGTGATCTCCAGCGCCTGCTCGCCGGTATCGGGCTGCGACACGATCAATTCGTCAATATCGACGCCGAGCTTGCGGGCATATACGGGGTCGAGTGCGTGTTCGGCATCGACGAAGGCTGCGGTGCCCCCCACTTTCTGCGCCTCGGCAATCACGTGCAGCGCCAGCGTCGTCTTGCCGGAACTTTCGGGGCCGTAGATCTCGATCACGCGACCGCGCGGCAACCCGCCGACCCCCAACGCAATGTCGAGGCCGAGACTACCGGTCGAGATGGCCTCGACCTGCATCGTCTCCTTCTGGCCCAGCTTCATCGCCGAACCTTTTCCGAAGGCCCTGTCGATCTGCGCCAGTGCCGCGTCGAGCGCCTTCTGCCTGTCGCCCGTCGCCTTGTCGTTGGATGCTGCCATATCGCTGTCGATGACCTTCAGATTTGCCGCCATGAATGAAGCTCCCGTCGCTAGATCATTCGCGTCCGTTCTTCAACGCGGGAGGATTCGTACACCAGATGTTCCATGAGAACAAGTGCCGAACATTTTGTCGCCGCCGCCGCCCCGAACGTGCCAGGCACTACTCCGCGCGCCCGAGGATCCGGCGGTAAAGCGCGATATAGTCGTCGGCCATTCGATCGACGCCGAACCGGGCTTCGACCGCGCGGCGAATGGCGAGGCGATCCAGATCCCCGGCGCGCTCGATCGCTTCGGGCACCTGGTCGGGCCGATCGACCAGGAAGCCGGTGACACCGTGTTCGATCAGTTCGGGCATTGATCCGCGCCGCGTGGCGATGACCGGTGTGCCACAGGCCATCGCCTCGATGACCGACAAGCCGAAGGGCTCCTCGAAATTTATCAGATGCAACAAGGCGCGTGCCGCCCCGAGTGCCTCCACGCGCCGGGCGCCACCGACCGGTCCGTGATACCGGACCGTCACGCCGTCGAGGGCCGGCGCGACGATGCTGTCATAATATTCCCGGTCCTGAACGATCCCGTAGAGGTCCAGCCGGCGACCGCAGGCGCGCGCGGCGGCGATCGCCTCCGCCACGCCCTTGTCGGGGTGGATGCGGCCGAAGAACAGCAGGTCTTCGCTGCCCTGCGCATCGAACGCGAACGCGTCGAGCGCGATGCCATGGTGGATCGTCGCCGCATAGGAAAGATCGGGATGGCGGTCCGCATCGCTGATCGCGACGTAATGCACGCGGTGCTGATATGGCCGGTACATCGGCAGGATGCGATCCGAAGAAAAGCCGTGGATCGTGGTCACCATGGGCGTCTCGACCAGATCGGCGAAGGCATGGGCGGGAAAATCGGCCTGGTTGTGGATCAGGTCGAACCGCTCCGCCTGGCGGAACAGGTGCGCCAGGTGCCGAAACTCCCAGACCTTGGCGTCGATGGCAGGATCTTCGGCATAGGGTGCGGGCACCACGCCGTCGAGCGCGGCGCTGGTGATGCTGTCGCGGGTCGCGAACAACGTCACATCGATTCCGCGTGCGACCAGTGCTTCGGTCAGGAGGCTCGTGACCAGTTCCCACGGGCCGTAATGGCGCGGCGGTGTACGCCATGCGATCGGGGCGAGCATCGCGATCCGCATGCTCATCGTGCACCACCCAGGCGGAGCAGCAGCCCTTCGTTCGGGGCCAGCGCGTCGCCGAGCGTGGCATCCGGAAGCGTCGACACCAGCAACTCGGCCGCGCCGCTGTCGTCCGGCAGAATGAGGCGACGCGGCTCGCCCGTCAGGTTGAGCGCGATCAGCAACCGCTCGTCACCATGTCTTCGTTGATAGCACAAGGTGCCGGAATCGGCCGGCAATGCGGCATATTCGCCGATCCTCAGCGCCGGGCTGGCGCGCCGCAGGGCGAGCAATGTGCGGTACAGCGACAGCATCGAATTCGGGTCCCCTGCCTGGTTCGCCACGTTGCGCACCGTCCAGTCCTCGTGGAGTGGCAACCACGGCTCGAAATCGCTGAATCCGGCATGGGGCGATCCGTCCCATGCCATCGGCGTGCGCGCCCGATCCCGGCCCAGGCCCAGTCCGGGCTGGCGCAGGTCCTGCGGGTCGCGGACGCGGTCGGGCGGGATTGCCACGCGGCCGATGCCAAGCTCGTCCCCCTGATAGAGCGTCGGCGTGCCGCGCAGCGTCAGCAGCAGCATCGCCGCGACCCGGGCCTGATCCGCGCCCAGCCGATCGGCGATACGCGGCGCGTCGTGACTGCCCATGACCCAATTGGGCCAGCAACCGGGCGGCAGCGCGGCTTCATAGGCGGCGATGGTCGGGGCCAGACTGGCGGCATCCCACGAAGCGTCCAGAAGCTGGAAATTGAATGGCAGGTGCACGCCGGGCGCATCCGGCGTGCCGTAATATTCCATCAGCGCGTCGAGCGGCAGGAAAATCTCGCCGACCAGCAGACGCTCGCCATAGCTGTCGGCAAGGCTGCGGAATTCGGCGGCGATCTCGTGAACGTCCGGCTGATTGGTCGAATGGTGCTGCAGCACCTTGTATTTCTCGCCCATGTCCGGCCGGTAATGGGGGTTCACCGGATTGTCGGGCAGCCCCTCGGCCTTCACCATGTGCCACAATACGTCGATGCGAAAGCCGTCGACCCCGCGATCCAGCCAGAACCGCAGCACGTCGATCATCGCGGATCGCACGTCCGGATTGCGCCAGTTGAGGTCGGGCTGCTCCTTCAAAAAGGCATGAAGGTAATATTGGCCGGTCGCGGCGTCGAATTCCCAGGCCGAACCGCCCATGTCGCTGGTCCAGTTATTGGGCGGTCCGCCGTCCGGGGCGGGATCGCGCCAGATGTACCAGTCGCGTTTCGGACTGGCGCGCGACTTGCGGCTTTCGATAAACCAGGGATGCCGATCCGAACTGTGGTTGGGCACGAAGTCGAGCAGCAGCTTCAGCCCCCTGGCATGGGCCGCACAGAGCAGGCGGTCAAAGGCCGCGAGGTCGCCGAAAACCGGCGCCACGTCGCAATGGTCGGTGATGTCATATCCGAAATCGGCCATGGGCGAAGGAAAGATCGGCGACAGCCAGATCGCATCCACGCCTAGCGCGGCTATATAATCGAGCCGCCGCTCGATCCCGCGTAGATCGCCGATTCCGTCGCCGTCGCTGTCCTGAAACGACCGGGGATAGATCTGGTAAATGACGCCGCGTTCCCACCAGGCATGATCTTCCAGGCTCAGGCGCATATCATCCCCTCAGCCGCTCAAACCCGCATGTGGCCACCCGCGTTCCTCGCAAGGACGGATTTCGAGCGAAGGGTGAGATCGAAGCGCCTTCTCGAACGAACCATCTACCCGACGACCGGGAGTAAAACTGATTTAAATCAGTATTTAGCCCTGATTTTTGCGCACGGACCGTTTTTCGCCGGCATTTCGGGGAAAACACGGAACGAGTGGCCAGGTCGAGCGCTGTGCCCCCAAGAGAGGAGACAGCGAATGAGACGTCCAGCGGTGCTTGTCGCCGGTGTTTTTGTCGGCGGGCTTACGGCTCTAGGCGGTGTACTGCTCGCCCGATCGGGTACGAAACGGGGTGCGCATGATGATGCGCCGGGCCGCACCGCGCGCACCAGCCGTTTCGGAAACTATGACGTCACGGGCGCGACCGTGACGATCACGAAACCGCCTCGCGATGAATTGTTCAGGCGCTGGCGCGACTTTGAAAAGCTTCCCGACTTCATGGAAAATCTCGAAACTGTCGAGCGGCGCGGCGACGGATGGCGCTGGACGATAAAGGCGCCGGGCGGGAAAACCGTTTCCGTCGATACCGAAATTGCCGAGGAGCGCGACGGTGCGCTGATCGCCTGGCGATCGGTGGAAAGCTCCGACATCGACACCGAAGGCAGGGTCGCATTCCATGATGCGCCCGGTGGCGGAACCCAGGTGTCGCTGACTGTCGCCTACAAGCCGCCACTCGGAAAGACCGGAAAAGCGGTCGCGAAGATTTTTCAGCGCGAACCGGCGATCCAGGCCCGGCGTGATCTCAGACGGTTCCGGATGCTGATGGAAACCGGCGAGATCGCGACCTCGCACAACCGGCGCGATGCAAAGGAGACGACCTGATGAGAGCGCTCTGCTATCACGGAAAGAAGGACGTTCGCGTCGACAGCGTTCCCGATCCCGAGATCGTAAATCCGCGCGATGCCGTCATCGAAGTCACGTCGACCGCGATCTGCGGGTCCGACCTTCACCTTTACGACGGCGTAATTCCGGCGGTCTTGCCGGGCGATATTCTCGGCCACGAATTCATGGGCCGGGTGGTCGAAACCGGACCGAAATCCCCGCTGCGCAAGGGGCAGCGGGTGGTGGTGCCGTTCACCATCTCGTGCGGGAGCTGCTATTTCTGCGAGCGTCAGCAGTTCAGCACCTGCGACAATTCCAATCCGGTCGAAAAGCAGGAAATGTCGGAAACGCTCTACGGAACGCCGATGGGCGGCCTGTTCGGCTATTCGCACCTGACCGGCGGTTATCCCGGTGGGCAGGCCCAGTATGTACGCGTTCCGTTCAGCGATGTCGGTCCGATCGTGATCGAGGACGATGCGCTTGACGACGATCGCGTGCTGTTCCTGTCCGACATCCTCCCGACCGGGTGGATGGCGGCCGAGAATGCGGAAATATCGGGCGGTGACACCGTCGCTGTCTGGGGAGCGGGTCCGGTCGGCCTGTTCGCAGCGCAAAGCGCGCTCATCATGGGGGCGGCGCGCGTCATCGTCATCGACCATTATCCGCACAGGCTGGAACTCGCCAAGGGCCTTGGCGCGGATGTGATCAACTTCCATGAAACCGATGTGCGCGAGGCGCTGATGGCGATGTCCGGCGGCGTCGGTCCCGATGCGGTGATCGACGCGGTCGGCATGGAGGCGCACGGTTTCGCCGTCGACAACATGCTCGATATCGCCAAGCAGAGGGTCGGCGTCGGTGCGGACCGGGCGTCCGCCCTCAAGCAGGCGATCCTGTCGGTCCGCAAGGCCGGCCGCCTTTCCATTCCCGGCGTTTATGGCGGGATGACCGACAAATTCCCCTTGGGCGCGCTCATGGAAAAGGGGCTCACGGTCCGGACCGGCCAGACCCATGTCCAGAAATACGGCCAAAAGCTTCTCGACATGATCAGTGCGGGCAAGATCGACACCACATTTCTCATCTCCCACCACCTCCCGCTGGAAAGCGCCGCGTCGGGATATGCGAATTTCAAGAACCACCAGGACGAATACACCAAAGTTGTCCTCAGACCCGGTATGGAGAACTGATCATGGCCAACAAGCTTGCCGTCATTACCGGCGCGTCCACCGGTATCGGGCGCGAATTCGCGGGCATCGCAGCGCGCGAGGGCTACGACCTCGTGCTCGCCGCAGACGAGGCCGAGATCGACGTCGCGGCGGATTCGCTGAGCGGACGGAATGTCGCGGTGGAGGCGGTAAACGCCGATCTCGCGACCTTCGAGGGCAATGACCGCCTGCTTGCCGCGATCGGCGACCGGCCCGTAGACATCCTCATCGCGAATGCCGGGCGCGGGCTCGGCCACGCCTTTGTCGAGCAGGACCCCGCTTCGTGGCGCCGGGTCATCGACACCAACGTGACGGGCACGACCTATCTGCTCCAGAAAATCGCGCAAAAGATGGTCGCGCGCGGTGAAGGGCGCATCCTCATCACGGGATCGATCGCCGGCCTGATTCCGGGCAGCTATCAGGCGGTTTATAACGGCACCAAGGCCTATCTCGACAGTTTCGCCTATGCGCTTCGCGAGGAACTGGCCGATACCGGGGTGCAGGTCACGGTGCTGATGCCGGGGCCGACCGACACGCCGTTCTTCCGCCGCGCCGGCATGCTCGACACCCCCGTCGGCAAGGACGACAGCAAGGAAAATCCCGCCAAGACGGCCGAAACCGGATGGGAAGCGCTGATGCAGGGCTCGGCGCATGTCGTCTCCGGCGCAAAGAACAAGGTCCAGGCGGCGATGTCGCACCTGACGCCCGACAGCATGCTCGCGAAGCAGCATACGAAGATGGCAAAGCCCGAAGGCTGACGGGGGCGTCCCGTCTCCCGTCCGATCCTCGGGACGGCGCCTCAGAACCGGTAGGCGGCGCTGATGGTGAAATTGCGCGGCGCTCCGTAGCGATACTGGCTGTAGAACCCGATCTGGCTGTAATAGGTCACGTCGAACAGGTTCTGCACATTGGCCTGTAGCTGGATCGCCGGCGTCAGGTCGTAACGCGCCATCAGATTGACCAGGGCATAGCCGTCCTGCTGGAAACGGAACGGGGTGCCGGTGGTAGGGTTCGAACCTTCGGAATAGGCCTTGCTGCGATAGGTCACGCCGCCGCCCAGAACCAGCCGGTGAAGCGAAGCGGGCAGGCGGTATGTGGTGAACAGCTTGAACAGGGTCCGTGGATAGTCGGTATTGACCGGCGCGTCATCGGCGTCGTCGATTTCGAAATGGCTGATGCCGGCATTGATGTTCCAGTCGGGTGCCGGTCGTCCTGTAACCTCGACCTCGAAACCCTGGCTGGTGGCGCCTTCGGCGGCATAGGAGGCCTGGGCCGGCGGATTCACGCCGGGAATGAAATGGCCGATGTCAGGCTGGGCCAGATTGTCCTGCTCGATACGGAACAAGGCGACGGACGTTTGCAGCGCATCGTTGAAGAACGCGCTCTTCAGACCGATTTCATAGGCCTTGCCGCGGATCGGCGCCAGATAGTCACCGTTGCGATCGCGCGCGTTCTGTGGCTCGAAAATCTCGGTATAGCTGGCGTACAGCCGATGATGCGCGGTGAGATCGTACAGCACGCCGGCATAGGGAATGAAGACGCCGTCATCGCCATATTCGCGCGGATCGCCGAAATTGAATCCCGACAGTTCCCAGCTCGAAAGGCGGCCGCCGCCGATCACTTTCAGCCGATCGCTCACATTCAGGCGGAACGCACCATAATAACCGGTTTGCTCCGTGCGCTCATCGACCTCCAGGCTCCCCTCGTCCGAAAATCCGGGATAAGGATATTCGCTTCCGTCCCAATGGATGTAATCACCGGGATCGGGAAGGCTGAGCGCGGCATAGGTGGTGTTTTCCCGGTTCATGACGCTGTGGAGCGCGCCCAGCACGAATTCGTGCTGCCGGCCGAACAGGCCCACCGTTCCGTTCAGCTTCAGATCGAAGCTGTTCTGGATGCTCTCGCCATCATCGGAATAGGGATAGGTCGACTGGATCCGCCCGGTATCGGGATCGACCAGGCCCGACAGATACAGAATCTCGCTTGTCTGCGCATTGCGCAGCCAGTTGTAATCGAATGTCAGGTTCCAGCCGTTGCCGAACGAATGCTGCACGGTGGCGAAGATGTTCTCGTTGGTGGTGTCCCAGAAGGCCCAGTCCGCGGATGCCGTTTTGGAGCGCGGCCAGACGGCGAAGCTGCCGTCGCTGTAAAAGGAAGGAAGCGCGCCCCAGGCCGGCGCCGTCGGTTTCCCGGTCTGGTGGCTGGCGCCCACGCGCAACAGCGTGTCCGGGGTGATGTCGGCATCGACGACGCCGTACAGAACGAGCTTCTTGTTATGGTAGAGGTCGATATAGCTGTCGCCTTCCCCGTAGCGAGCGACCGCGCGGGCGCGGACATCGCCGTTCGCGGTCAGGGCGCCGCCGACATCGGCGGTAAGCTGCCAATTGTCCCAACTGCCGACGCTGGCATTGGCATAACCCTGCCAGCCGACGCTATCGGCATGTTTGCGCACCAGGTTCACCGAAGCCGACGGATCTCCCGCCCCCGTCAGCAGCCCGGTCGCGCCGCGCACGATCTCGATGCGCTGATAGATCGAGACATCGGCGATCGTCTCCCCCGCCCCGCCGGCCAGGGTCCAGGAAAGCGGCACGCCGTCGACCTGATAGTTCTGGATGTCGAATCCGCGCGAACTGAACGTATTCCGCACGTCGTCGATCTCGTTCATCGAAACGCCAACGGCATTGCGGATGACATCGGCGACGGAATCCAGATTCTGGTCAATGATGCGCTGTTCGGTGATGACACTGACCGACTGCGGCGTTTCCCGGACGGTCAGGCCGAGGCCGGTCGCGGTATCGATCCGTTCGGGCACGGTATATCGACCGGTAACCAGGATCTCATCGGACGAGCGTTGCGCGGACCGATCCTGCTCTCCGTTTCGCTTGTCCGCATGGTCGGGCGCTGTCGCCTCTTCGCGCGTCTGCGCCGAAAGCGGCGCGGTGTGCGCGATCATGGCCGCACCCAGCAGCAGCGAAATCTTCGATGTCATTCAATCCCCCTTTTTAGCCGGAATCATCGGCGCTTTGTCTCGGAAGTGCGTTCGGTTCCGCTCGTGCAATCCGCCCGCACCGGTAACGCAATCGCTAATCACTCGCAATAGCTTTGCGATCGAATCGCAATAGAGGCTGCACGGCTGGTTCAGACGCCGGTTTTCTCACGCGGCTGCGTTACCGGCTCCGTTGAGAGCGGCTCGACCAGATCGCCTCGCCGGCGTGCCGTCGGCGGAGGCACCGGACCCGGCCTTTTTCCCGGAAGGCAAAGCCGGTAGCATCGGCGGCGTCATCCACTTCGTGAAGGGTCCCGGCCGATGCCGCTGTACGAAATCGACGGCAAATGCCCGCAGGTCGCGCCGGGCGCCTGGATCGCACCGAGCGCCGATGTCGTCGGCGACGTGGTCATCGCCGAAGGGGCAAGCATCTGGTTCGGCGCGGTGGTTCGTGGTGACAATACCCGAATCGACATTGGCGAACGCAGCAATATCCAGGAAGGCGCGATGCTGCATTCCGACCCCGGCGCCCCGCTTTCGATCGGCGCCGACTGCACGGTCGGGCACCACGCGGTCCTGCACGGATGCGTGCTGAAGGACTGCGTCCTCGTCGGCATGGGCGCGATCGTGCTGAACAACGCCGTTCTTCCAGCGGACTGCATGGTGGGTGCCGGCGCGCTCGTGACGGAAGGCAAGACCTTCGACCCCGGCAGCCTGATCCTCGGCAGCCCGGCGCGCTCGGTCCGGGCGCTGGACGAGCAGGCGATCGCCATGCTGAAACTGTCCGCGAGCCATTATGCGGATCGCAGCCGCAACTATGCCCACGGCCTCACGCGAATCGATGAACCCGGCGCATAGCCCTGTGATTGATCGCGATCCGGCCGGGGCGGCATTTCCGTAGCGTGCTGGACAGGGCGATCGGTTGCGCTAGGAAACCCTGATGGCCCTCCCCGCCCTTTTCGACCGCCTGCGCCTGCCCGTCATCGGAGCACCGTTGTTCATCATTTCGGTGCCGGATCTGGTCATCGCCCAATGCAAAGCGGGTATCGTCGGGTCTTTTCCGGCGTTGAACGCCAGGCCGCAAAGCGAACTGGACGAATGGCTGCACCGCATCACCGAGGAACTGGCGGCCTGGAACC is a window encoding:
- a CDS encoding dicarboxylate/amino acid:cation symporter, whose protein sequence is MDSAEQATERRGISLQMQMLAGFLIGLVGGLVVHVTAADAPWVAFVTSYVTGPIGQLFLRLLFMLVIPLLFSALVVGIAEMGEIRSLRRVGLRTLILTVAVSTIAVVVSIVLVNLLQPGRGVDPAMAQQMLADAGGRANAILSRSGDTPHGMDAVLGIVPSNVIAAMADNDILAVMFFALFFGIGIVLVDKPEVERLKNVVEGVFEVAMRLIGLVIKLAPIAVFCFMFNLAALFGWDLLVRLSAYVGVVLAALGVQMFVVFPLLLIFLAKRSPLAFFRETQEASVMAFSTASSNATLPTSLRVADTELKLPPRVARFVLTIGATANQNGTAMFEGVTVLFLAQFFGVDLSIVQQFTVMLICILGGIGTAGVPAGSLPVVALILGMVGVPPAGIGLVLGVDRFLDMCRTTLNVTGDLVLATVVAAGEPETDGRGQLEAAA
- the recA gene encoding recombinase RecA, which encodes MAANLKVIDSDMAASNDKATGDRQKALDAALAQIDRAFGKGSAMKLGQKETMQVEAISTGSLGLDIALGVGGLPRGRVIEIYGPESSGKTTLALHVIAEAQKVGGTAAFVDAEHALDPVYARKLGVDIDELIVSQPDTGEQALEITDTLVRSNAIDVLVVDSVAALTPRAEIEGEMGDSHVGLQARLMSQSLRKLTGSISRSRCMVIFINQLRMKIGVMYGNPETTTGGNALKFYASVRLDIRRTGAIKDRDEVIGNSTRVKVVKNKVAPPFKQIEFDIMYGQGISKIGEVLDLGVKAGLVEKAGAWFSYDSVRIGQGRENAKTFLKENPEMLEKLERAIRGRTEEVSEEMMAGPDADA
- a CDS encoding M24 family metallopeptidase, whose translation is MGRRQWIAGAALAPLVLPRLLRAAEIDTSGLSDITGNARPIGADERRRRVAKAQKLMRDNGIGAVLIEPGSSMTYFSGVRWWRSERLTALILPADGEPCITTPFFEAPSVKETLGIEADIRVWQEDENPLKLVAGFLKERGLAGRPIGIEETVRYFAVDGLQRLLPDARIVSANPVVRGCRMIKTPAEIALMQIATDVTIAAYRWTHPRVERGMTPADIGALMTAATTALGGEVEFNLILLGEAAAYPHGSGKPQQVRDGEIVLMDCGCTVHGYQSDVSRTFVHGEPSAEQRKVWNQVHRGQQVAFEAAKIGAPAGSVDDAVRRYYESLGYGPGYRLPGLSHRTGHGIGLDGHEPVNLVRGEMTKLAPGMCFSDEPGIYIPGRFGVRLEDCFHMTETGPKFFSQPPPSIERPMG
- a CDS encoding glutathione S-transferase family protein — its product is MSLVVHHLENSRSQRILWLLEELRLDYRVKRYERDSGTMLAPPELRRVHPLGKAPLLEDDGTVIAETGAIVEYLVEKADGKLGPPPHRRSMLQYRHFLHYAEGSLMPPLFTKLVLSRVPLLGKTAQKRFQPMIDVHLDYVEAELSDRPWFAGDRFTAADVMMSFPLEAARARAGLNESRPATLRWLDTIHQRPGYQAALAKGGPYAYA
- a CDS encoding glycosyltransferase family 4 protein, yielding MRIAMLAPIAWRTPPRHYGPWELVTSLLTEALVARGIDVTLFATRDSITSAALDGVVPAPYAEDPAIDAKVWEFRHLAHLFRQAERFDLIHNQADFPAHAFADLVETPMVTTIHGFSSDRILPMYRPYQHRVHYVAISDADRHPDLSYAATIHHGIALDAFAFDAQGSEDLLFFGRIHPDKGVAEAIAAARACGRRLDLYGIVQDREYYDSIVAPALDGVTVRYHGPVGGARRVEALGAARALLHLINFEEPFGLSVIEAMACGTPVIATRRGSMPELIEHGVTGFLVDRPDQVPEAIERAGDLDRLAIRRAVEARFGVDRMADDYIALYRRILGRAE